The Methylacidimicrobium sp. B4 genome contains a region encoding:
- a CDS encoding acylphosphatase — MKKRLRAIYSGRVQGVGFRATVARIARTLPLEGWVWNRRDGCVELLVEGEESAIAQLLQGVAMTPPLASGIESVEAVWEEPAGDLRGFVIAWEEGPLSGR, encoded by the coding sequence ATGAAGAAACGGTTGCGCGCCATCTACTCGGGTAGGGTCCAAGGGGTCGGTTTCCGCGCGACGGTGGCTCGCATCGCGCGAACCCTGCCTTTAGAAGGGTGGGTCTGGAATCGGCGGGACGGCTGTGTCGAGCTGCTCGTCGAAGGAGAGGAAAGCGCCATAGCTCAGTTGTTGCAGGGCGTCGCGATGACCCCCCCCTTGGCCTCGGGGATCGAATCCGTCGAGGCCGTCTGGGAAGAGCCCGCAGGAGACCTTCGCGGGTTCGTCATCGCTTGGGAAGAGGGCCCCCTTTCAGGACGTTGA